A region from the Rhizoctonia solani chromosome 13, complete sequence genome encodes:
- a CDS encoding bromodomain associated protein produces the protein MPASSRSAGLKVSLACDSCRSRKRKCDGVRPICGQCRANNHTCAFNVHVDKRKPPSKSYVLALEARIKTLEARGQVLEQLLRDASISVPSPESDGIDLSVFLEASQRSSAEPDDPDEGLPEDSGASVAALLDIGKLRLEVAPSNSEATNSTPTTFTYFGPQSSRFLSGVDSPNVDAGKKRDPSYGTTPSYTWFPFCSPEEERALLSTFWAWQRIHFPIVLPDPFLTAYNARDFNCELVTPMLLDMIFAIGSYFGPGKEGGDGAQGERFFMRAELRIIEEINNPRVATVQALLLMAVFQMGHAKTPVAWTLNGMAVALSTRLGLHIDTSSLVVSGTMPKDVYASRNTTFWAVFTLDRIFSTNMGLHPLLSRRSISTPKLRQWIAESKSSAVENAEIPDAVWVMLSEFMDLAETMFAEVYAFDAPKRTAVQDCDLITKNMLTIQAFVDDFPRPLRSASAMRGTEPCLVFLHVRPADIAAERRCRSLAFGHCRTAALRTMDLLRHLPPRSPCFTTPFFIFTASTVLLLSPRDSHAMRAVRTGLTCLEGMERDGMWVESVVDAKQRIWGLARRWEVTGLSDGGAWHHVTPHPHPPPHPHPHSHSHSHSNSPLHSDSRCQSRSQSQSLTHSSVASPTHSQPQEKEQKAHGRADSSEPHGSPQSPFDYTSNLVTNSNSPSSFDQYYIDSMPEQNVAIPWAAGPVEPALWLMGTNNGGSSFQNADLDQLLSEVKDARDVKGPEQFTDSLDKVLQDLKSLPEAHAFLKPVTRADAPDYHLVIKHPMDLATMSKKVRTKQYRNKAEFIADLNLIWDNCLSYNAHPTHPLRRCANTLRKRTSILSEIIQDPADRSAPLTLRRIPQLRRRSLVDDSDDEYNSSSGTKPTTKSRALNGVINGVDKSTNGNGVVSRCEFETGVLEQLGADFDLEQGSRRPLPEESFSERSAITRTQESMSQFTSLDKELARLELQTAGAGPSRIKEDFMSEELNRRLRNQLRQLRVNDEDVQRLDEWRDVDDGKVGGGGGKRKRVVITSSDEEEDEAPRRTKFSTTGLLPQDQDEHETHHDLWWEAVRTSGMIGNGVMPMAQHGFPDVKPVIMKRRKKRPKDTGLKYAIHKNITTLHNIRRMHTKILILNALAEENQNGNEDIPLPPDSPTTEPPILSIPGLTLADDSGAECLSRVSTTVLQHAGFEGSSQGALNVLQHVVAEYLENLGRTFRFMTDTLGKTMTNEQIVLHALAEHGISEVQELERYIKDDVERYGTRLQDLERKLTNAYDEQTQAGAMEDDELFDEENENLVMGGFAGELGEDFFGLRELGLEQEFGLTSLSIPRKLLRTRRNNAANSNAAKEPQLPYPPPPPFHPIHTANLESHIGLLHPFYASKAPIPPPPAPGTEGAADLPTGVMLPDDPVNSLKVKMGPLGQIIPVAPSASKKKGGGGGGGGGGGGAGGTAGGDGGVKQEGSGSGGAPSKSQKKKDKDKKPPPPPSNDPPLTMPKFGIGTAKSPIVPPAPAPEVSTMMPDFNQFVNGVHAGI, from the exons ATGCCAGCGTCCAGTCGAAGTGCGGGCCTCAAAGTGTCCCTGGCGTGCGACTCATGTCGTTCCCGAAAGCGTAAG TGCGACGGGGTACGACCGATATGTGGCCAATGCAGAGCAAACAACCATACGTGTGCCTTTAATGTGCATGTGGATAAGCGCAA GCCACCCTCGAAGTCCTATGTACTTGCACTCGAAGCCCGGATCAAGACTCTTGAGGCTCGGGGACAAGTCCTAGAGCAGCTTTTGCGCGATGCGTCTATCAGCGTGCCATCCCCCGAGTCCGATGGAATCGATTTGTCTGTGTTTTTAGAGGCCAGCCAGCGCTCGAGTGCCGAGCCCGACGATCCTGACGAAGGCCTACCAGAGGACAGCGGAGCCTCTGTCGCTGCTCTCCTCGATATCGGCAAACTTAGGCTCGAAGTTGCGCCCTCGAATTCGGAAGCAACGAACAGTACACCTACCACGTTTACATACTTCGGCCCGCAGTCAAGTCGGTTTTTGTCCGGCGTGGATTCACCGAATGTCGACGCAGGGAAAAAACGAGACCCATCTTATGGCACGACTCCCTCGTACACTTGGTTCCCGTTTTGTTCTCCAGAGGAAGAGCGAGCGTTGCTTTCGACTTTTTGGGCGTGGCAACGGATTCATTTCCCAATCGTCCTCCCCGATCCATTCCTCACGGCCTACAATGCCCGCGACTTCAATTGTGAACTCGTTACGCCCATGTTACTCGACATGATCTTTGCCATCGGCTCGTATTTTGGTCCTGGCAAGGAAGGTGGGGATGGAGCTCAGGGAGAGCGGTTTTTCATGCGTGCCGAATTGAGAATCATCGAAGAGATCAATAATCCTCGGGTTGCGACTGTGCAGGCTTTGCTGCTCATGGCTGTTTTCCAGATGGGACATGCCAAGACGCCTGTTGCCTGGACTCTTAACG GAATGGCTGTGGCTCTTTCGACCAGGCTCGGACTGCATATTGATACATCGTCGTTGGTCGTTAGCGGAACAATGCCTAAAGATGTTTATGCCTCTAGGAATACCACATTTTGGGCAGTCTTTACGCTCGATCG AATATTCTCAACCAACATGGGTCTCCATCCGTTACTATCCCGTCGCTCAATCTCTACCCCTAAACTTCGCCAATGGATCGCGGAATCCAAGTCGTCGGCGGTTGAAAACGCTGAAATCCCAGACGCTGTATGGGTAATGCTTTCTGAATTTATGGACTTGGCCGAAACCATGTTTGCTGAAGT ATATGCATTTGATGCACCGAAACGCACGGCGGTCCAAGACTGTGATCTGATTACCAAAAACATGCTCACGATCCAGGCGTTTGTCGATGATTTTCCACGTCCGTTACGCTCGGCAAGTGCAATGCGTGGGACGGAGCCTTGTTTAGTCTTCTTGCA TGTCCGA CCAGCAGACATAGCAGCCGAACGACGCTGCAGATCGCTTGCGTTTGGACACTGCCGTACCGCCGCCTTGCGCACTATGGATCTCCTGCGACACCTCCCTCCTCGTTCTCCATGCTTCACAACGCCATTCTTCATCTTTACCGCCTCGACGGTCTTGCTGCTCTCTCCGCGTGATAGCCATGCAATGCGTGCTGTCCGGACTGGGTTGACCTGCTTGGAAGGAATGGAGCGGGACGGGATGTGGGTCGAGAGTGTTGTGGATGCCAAGCAGCGCATCTGGGGACTTGCGAGACGTTGGGAGGTTACTGGGCTCTCGGATGGTGGGGCGTGGCACCATGTTACTCCTCACCCGCACCCGCCCCCTCACCCTCATCCCCACTCTCATTCTCATTCTCATTCCAACTCGCCCTTGCACTCGGACTCACGTTGTCAATCCCGGTCCCAATCCCAATCTCTCACCCACTCGAGTGTGGCCTCcccaacccattcccaaccgcAAGAAAAGGAGCAAAAGGCCCACGGGCGAGCGGATAGCAGCGAACCGCACGGAAGCCCGCAGTCCCCGTTCGACTATACATCCAATCTCGTGACCAACTCCAACTCGCCCAGCAGCTTTGACCAATACTACATCGACTCGATGCCCGAGCAAAATGTTGCTATTCCGTGGGCGGCGGGGCCGGTTGAGCCTGCGCTGTGGTTGATGGGCACGAACAACGGCGGCTCGTCGTTCCAGA ATGCGGACTTGGACCAGTTGTTGTCCGAGGTGAAGGATGCGCGC GATGTCAAGGGCCCCGAGCAATTCACAGATTCCCTGGACAAGGTCTTACAGGACTTGAAATCACTA CCTGAAGCCCATGCGTTTTTGAAGCCCGTGACAAGGGCGGATGCGCCGGATTATCATCTAG TGATCAAACATCCTATGGATTTGGCCACGATGAGCAAGAAAGTGCGCACAAAGCAGTACCGCAACAAGGCCGAGTTTATAGCCGACTTGAACTTGATTTGGGACAATTGTCTGAGTTACAATGCGCATCCC ACGCACCCTCTTCGGCGCTGTGCCAATACTCTCCGAAAACGAACGTCTATTCTCTCTGAAATTATACAAGACCCAGCAGACCGCTCGGCCCCACTCACACTTCGCAGAATCCCCCAGTTGCGCAGACGATCACTCGTGGATGATTCGGATGACGAGTATAATAGCTCATCCGGTACAAAACCAACTACTAAATCAAGGGCGCTGAACGGGGTTATAAATGGGGTCGACAAATCTACGAATGGGAATGGGGTTGTTAGTCGATGTGAGTTTGAAACAGGCGTGCTTGAACAACTCGGTGCTGATTTCGACTTGGAGCA AGGAAGT CGCCGTCCGCTACCTGAGGAATCCTTTTCGGAGCGAAGCGCTATAACTCGTACCCAGGAGTCCATGTCCCAATTCACCTCGCTCGACAAGGAGCTTGCACGTCTGGAGCTCCAGACTGCCGGCGCTGGTCCATCGCGGATAAAGGAGGACTTTATGAGCGAAGAGCTAAATCGACGACTAAGGAATCAGTTGAGACAACTTCGTGTAAACGACGAGGACGTGCAGCGCTTGGATGAATGGAGGGATGTGGACGACGGTAAAGTTGGTGGCGGTGGCGGGAAGCGCAAGCG CGTTGTCATAACCTCTtcggacgaagaggaagacgaAGCGCCACGCCGAACCAAATTCTCCACCACTGGCTTGCTGCCCCAGGACCAAGACGAGCACGAAACACACCATGATCTGTGGTGGGAAGCTGTGCGTACGAGCGGGATGATCGGGAACGGCGTTATGCCAATGGCCCAACATGGGTTTCCGGACGTGAAGCCCGTTATCATGAAAAGGCGAAAGAAGCG GCCAAAGGACACGGGGCTCAAATACGCGATTCATAAAAATATCACGACACTCCACAACATTCGCCGAATGCATACCAAAATCTTGATCCTCAATGCCCTAGCGGAAGAAAACCAAAACGGGAACGAGGATATACCTCTCCCTCCAGACTCACCTACCACCGAGCCGCCGATACTCTCGATTCCTGGGCTGACTCTTGCGGATGACTCGGGCGCAGAATGTCTGAGCCGGGTGTCGACAACTGTTTTGCAGCACGCTGGGTTTGAAG GTAGCAGCCAAGGTGCTTTGAACGTTCTTCAACACGTGGTTGCGGAATATCTCGAGAACCTTGGGCGGACGTTTAGATTCATGACTGATACTCTCGGAAAGACCATGACCAACGAG CAAATCGTGTTGCATGCACTAGCCGAGCATGGGATATCTGAAGTCCAAGAGCTAGAACGATACATCAAAGATGATGTGGAACGATACGGAACTCGGCTTCAGGACTTGGAACGCAAACTTACGAATGCGTATGATGAACAG ACACAGGCAGGTGCGATGGAAGATGACGAGCTGTTTGACGAAGAGAACGAGAATCTTGTCAT GGGTGGTTTCGCTGGTGAATTAGGGGAAGATTTCTTTGGTTTGCGTGAGCTTGGGCTGGAACAAGAGTTCGGCCTGACGTCGCTCTCGATTCCAAGAAAGTTATTGCGAACTAGGAGGAACAATGCGGCCAACTCCAA TGCGGCTAAAGAACCTCAGTTACCTTAtccgccaccaccacctttCCATCCGATCCATACCGCGAACCTCGAATCGCACATTGGACTCTTGCACCCCTTTTACGCGTCCAAAGCGCCTATCCCACCGCCTCCTGCTCCTGGTACGGAAGGAGCCGCAGATCTACCGACGGGTGTCATGCTTCCCGACGACCCGGTCAACAGTCTCAAGGTCAAAATGGGTCCGCTTGGACAAATCATTCCCGTTGCGCCCAGTGCGAGCAAGAAGAaaggcggcggcggcggcggtggtggtggtggtggtggtgcggGCGGTACAGCGGGTGGAGATGGGGGCGTCAAGCAGGAAGGAAGCGGATCGGGAGGCGCACCGTCCAAATCTCAGAAAAAGAAGGACAAAGACAAgaagccacctccaccccctTCAAACGATCCTCCGCTCACAATGCCCAAGTTTGGCATCGGGACGGCCAAATCTCCGATTGTTCCCCCTGCACCCGCTCCTGAAGTGAGTACTATGATGCCTGATTTCAACCAATTCGTGAATGGTGTGCATGCTGGAATATAA
- a CDS encoding Fungal specific transcription factor domain: MAPTTVPAPAKSGGQKVSLACDFCRARKRKCDGVRPVCGHCRLTKNTCTFNVHADKRKPPSKTYVSALEARVRTLEALLQASALEIPPADFEIHHTAENEPELSVRPDPANPRPVKPLDPRADLERLPEESGATAAALADIGKLRLEVEKTEGEANTGEATNFTYFGATSSRFLSSIGDIQAGDPTDALPRDQGYTKCYPDSNDEMTFKTYWEWQRIHFPIVDPETFYADYNAGKRNSEFVSPMLLDIIYAVGENFGPTRSIERSQTYLKRAEAAIMIEIGTPRIATIQSIVMMSMFQMGNGKIPVAWILNGMSVALSTRLGLHIDSSGLVAQRVMSQVTHQARKDSFWAVFVVDRLHSTIMGVHPLHSRRSISTHRPADPNRSPFLPPNIELAGVAPAPSTTPKTQELPAACWNTLRDLIDIVDYMLGDIYSFDAPKRTAAQDYDLPVTRHGRTSGQEPCLAFLHVYVNLFILLLNRPFVGPRPPTNANESEQQLERRCRSLAFAHCRKSALRIMELIRHLPRASPCFTTPYFIFSASTVLLLSPNDTQALRGVQVGLKCLEDLEADKYWVDAVVDARARILALAQRWGATLLFENLGAPSSSATPDVSSPDTSARDPTPPRPPLEPELSGSDPNFLEPGPISSIDTNLHYNPPTSWGGATFSSTDPTLFAERVVELDAMYIDSLPEAAEIIPWAGAVEPSWGTMGTHNSPEYTMPGWEFTMTTGITAGNGQGYMPYQHPYGTDWVGAQ; encoded by the exons ATGGCACCTACCACCGTACCCGCACCAGCCAAATCGGGTGGTCAAAAAGTGTCTTTGGCATGCGATTTCTGCAGAGCTCGCAAGCGAAAG TGTGATGGGGTACGTCCAGTCTGTGGGCACTGCCGGTTGACCAAAAATACCTGCACATTCAATGTACATGCGGACAAGAGAAA GCCGCCCTCGAAAACCTATGTATCAGCCTTGGAAGCCCGTGTTAGGACACTCGAAGCGTTGCTTCAGGCATCggccttggagatcccacCAGCTGACTTTGAGATCCACCACACAGCAGAGAACGAACCCGAACTCTCTGTTCGACCCGATCCTGCTAATCCTCGGCCCGTAAAGCCACTCGACCCACGCGCCGATCTTGAACGTTTACCGGAAGAAAGCGGCGCGACCGCGGCTGCGCTTGCAGATATCGGCAAGCTTCGTCTCGAAGTCGAAAAGACCGAAGGTGAAGCAAATACTGGCGAAGCTACCAATTTCACGTATTTCGGCGCGACATCAAGTCGATTCCTGTCGAGTATTGGTGACATTCAGGCTGGTGATCCAACAGATGCACTCCCACGAGACCAAGGCTACACAAAATGCTACCCAGATAGCAATGACGAAATGACATTCAAAACATATTGGGAGTGGCAGCGTATTCATTTCCCGATCGTCGATCCCGAGACATTTTACGCCGATTACAACGCCGGGAAGCGCAATTCTGAGTTTGTGTCTCCAATGCTGTTGGATATCATCTATGCCGTCGGAGAGAATTTTGGACCTACGAGAAGCATCGAGCGCAGTCAGACGTATTTGAAGCGCGCAGAAGCAGCAATTATGATCGAGATTGGGACGCCGAGAATTGCAACGATTCAGTCCATCGTTATGATGTCCATGTTCCAGATGGGTAATGGTAAGATCCCGGTTGCGTGGATTCTAAATG GAATGTCTGTGGCATTGTCAACTCGCCTCGGATTGCACATCGACTCTTCTGGGCTTGTAGCACAAAGAGTCATGTCACAAGTTACCCACCAGGCCCGAAAGGACTCATTTTGGGCTGTCTTTGTTGTCGACAG ATTGCACTCTACAATTATGGGAGTCCATCCATTGCATAGCCGGCGCTCGATCTCGACCCACCGTCCAGCCGATCCTAACCGCAGTCCATTCTTACCACCCAATATCGAATTAGCAGGAGTTGCTCCAGCTCCATCTACGACTCCCAAAACACAGGAACTTCCGGCTGCATGCTGGAACACACTACGCGATTTGATCGATATTGTTGACTATATGCTGGGGGATAT CTACTCGTTCGATGCCCCTAAGCGCACTGCAGCACAAGATTATGATTTA CCCGTTACGCGTCACGGCCGCACTTCGGGGCAAGAACCTTGTCTCGCCTTCTTACA CGTATACGTCAATTTGTTCATCCTCTTGCTTAATCGTCCGTTCGTCGGCCCACGGCCGCCAACAAACGCAAACGAATCTGAACAACAACTTGAACGACGATGCCGATCACTCGCATTCGCCCACTGCCGCAAATCTGCTCTCCGAATCATGGAACTGATCCGACATCTTCCACGTGCATCGCCGTGCTTTACGACGCCCTATTTTATCTTCTCCGCGTCAACTGTGTTATTGCTATCTCCTAACGATACACAAGCACTCCGTGGCGTTCAAGTCGGCTTGAAATGTCTTGAGGATCTTGAAGCTGATAAATATTGGGTTGATGCGGTGGTGGATGCTCGTGCAAGGATATTAGCACTCGCCCAGCGATGGGGTGCTACCCTCTTGTTCGAGAATCTTGGAGCACCAAGTTCAAGTGCTACGCCCGACGTTAGTTCCCCGGATACAAGCGCGAGGGATCCGACTCCTCCTAGACCACCACTCGAGCCTGAACTTTCTGGTTCCGATCCCAACTTTTTGGAGCCTGGACCAATATCATCCATCGATACGAACTTGCACTACAACCCCCCAACTTCGTGGGGCGGTGCGACCTTCTCATCTACAGATCCGACACTCTTTGCGGAACGGGTCGTCGAGTTGGATGCAATGTATATAGACTCGCTCCCCGAGGCCGCGGAGATCATTCCATGGGCAGGAGCGGTCGAGCCTTCGTGGGGTACGATGGGCACGCACAATTCCCCCGAGTACACGATGCCTGGATGGGAGTTTACGATGACCACTGGGATTACAGCAGGGAATGGCCAGGGATATATGCCCTACCAGCACCCCTACGGGACCGATTGGGTCGGAGCACAATAA
- a CDS encoding proteophosphoglycan 5, giving the protein MRLSPRAFVAEYYTFISSEQQPQCSEDRSAELRTSDKKGGGLSTRTKVKPHSRDGHTYKSPVDDSDSMTRLKASLYANDPSDAGLEVLHLWSSSPRLEWRARRTVGRAFQSRAGHCFQMREACEAVRGRKAFQPDSNDQESSADPIRHEHLGAEWQPKPKRECQSFKPTHELKRLFSPAANQADSQPGTSASLTNFQSQLTDDEQKERHLSAEWQPKPKQECQSFKPTHELKRLFSPAANQADSQPGTSASLTNSQSQLTDDEQKELERHIALGDKPGEVVDENGDRVNTDNLEPAPAMAAAHVDRSAHNEIGQRESSSKEGTASSSGTARSWKSWQRFLRF; this is encoded by the exons ATGCGGCTATCTCCAAGGGCATTCGTTGCCGAATACTACACGTTCATCTCCTCGGAACAACAGCCCCAGTGCTCCGAAGATAGATCTGCAGAGCTCAGAACATCCGACAAGAAAGGAGGGGGACTGTCAACGCGAACCAAAGTCAAACCCCATTCCCGTGATGGTCACACCTACAAATCACCCGTCGATGATAGCGACTCGATGACTCGCTTGAAGGCCAGCCTTTACGCAAACGACCCAAGCGACGCGGGACTGGAGGTACTGCATCTTTGGTCAAGTTCCCCACGCTTGGAATGGAGAGCCCGCAGAACCGTCGGCAGAGCCTTTCAAAGCAGGGCCGGTCACTGCTTCCAAATGCGGGAAGCGTGCGAGGCGGTTCGCGGACGCAAAGCTTTCCAGCCTGATTCAAACGATCAAGAGTCGAGTGCCGATCCGA TCCGGCACGAGCACCTCGGCGCAGAGTGGCAACCAAAGCCCAAGCGGGAGTGCCAATCCTTCAAGCCGACTCACGAGCTCAAGCGATTGTTTTCTCCTGCAGCAAACCAGGCTGATTCTCAACCAGGCACCTCGGCCTCTCTGACCAACTTCCAGTCCCAGTTGACTGACGATGAGCAGAAAGAGCGC CACCTCAGCGCAGAGTGGCAACCAAAGCCCAAGCAGGAGTGTCAATCCTTCAAGCCGACTCACGAGCTCAAGCGATTGTTTTCTCCTGCAGCAAACCAGGCTGATTCTCAACCAGGCACCTCGGCCTCTCTGACCAACTCCCAGTCCCAGTTGACTGACGATGAGCAGAAAGAGCTTGAGAGACATATTGCACTTGGTGACAAACCTGGAGAGGTTGTGGACGAAAATGGAGATCGTGTCAACACAGATAACCTGGAACCTGCGCCTGCGATGGCTGCGGCTCACGTCGACCGAAGCGCTCACAATGAAATAGGCCAGCGTGAATCATCCAGCAAGGAGGGGACTGCTTCAAGTTCGGGAACCGCCAGGTCGTGGAAATCGTGGCAAAGGTTCCTACGGTTTTAA
- a CDS encoding proteophosphoglycan 5 — MSESIFSPVSDAAPPGYSPTPRKYQSLYKRTPKSVPFKTASETGLVRKSPGSDQGSPAPWPLRNLTHRHTYAEGSATNLLATRSNCRYHKISIPTGNGNHDTKVNFVVPGCALLNQENMAEQGIEDYGLSTPEEEHNG, encoded by the coding sequence ATGTCGGAGTCGATCTTCTCTCCAGTTAGTGATGCTGCACCTCCAGGATATAGCCCTACCCCGCGGAAGTACCAGTCGCTGTACAAACGGACACCCAAGTCTGTCCCATTCAAGACGGCATCGGAAACCGGTCTGGTCAGGAAAAGCCCTGGGTCTGACCAAGGTAGCCCAGCACCTTGGCCACTTAGGAATCTCACTCATCGACACACATATGCCGAAGGATCCGCAACTAATTTGCTGGCGACTCGCTCAAATTGTCGCTACCATAAAATATCTATCCCTACGGGTAACGGCAATCACGACACGAAGGTCAATTTTGTCGTCCCTGGTTGTGCTTTACTCAACCAGGAGAACATGGCAGAACAAGGTATCGAGGATTATGGACTCTCTACCCCTGAAGAAGAGCATAACGGATAA
- a CDS encoding IATP domain-containing protein, producing MPSGSTAQDPNWKGREQGEEARYAKAKEQEQLAALRDKLASKDQGNKAKTGDLGIEGGFGGQESLEDRYATTSGDH from the exons ATGCCATCAGGATCAACAGCGCAG GATCCCAACTGGAAGggaagggaacaaggagaagaagcgAGATATGCCAAAGCCAAG GAGCAAGAACAGCTAGCTGCACTTCGGGATAAATTAGCCAGTAAAGACCAAGGCAACAAGGCAAAAACAGGCGATCTTGGAATTGAGGGCGGTTTTGGAGGACAAGAGTCGTTGGAGGATCGCTATGCAACCACAAGTGGCGACCACTGA
- a CDS encoding cell wall glycoside hydrolase YteR encodes MRRSILFFASPLGALAATPYSTWMADSVISRGEAAGSGVSYETGVIQKSFEMIHNKTGTAKYLNYITTQTNKMISSSGGISNYNFPLYSLDPIRQGESLIYVYEKTGQSKYKTAVDTFRSQINSQPRTPEGAFWHRSTYPNQQWLDGIYMTDNFYATYTAKYNPTNTTAWSDILKQYTLAEQHLRNSTSGLLYHGYDSSLKAKWAAAPTGHSPEVWNRALGWYAMSLVDILEWFPKSNSGHTTLLSYLQRLAPALKTSADSSSGAWWLVMSQPGRSGNYIESSGSSMFVYALLKGIRLGYLDKATYFPVAEKAYKYIVDKFVIEESNGTLGFEGTVSVGSLSGNGDYAYYISVDKRKNDLKGVGPFIMAS; translated from the exons ATGCGCCGTTCAATCCTTTTCTTTGCTTCTCCTCTTGGAGCGTTGGCTGCGACTCCATACTCAACATGGATGGCTGATTCGGTCATCTCCCGTGGTGAGGCCGCTGGATCTGGTGTATCTTACGAGACAGGTGTGATCCAGAAGAGCTTCGAG ATGATTCACAACAAAACTGGGACGGCCAAGTACCTCAATTATATCACGACCCAGACAAACAAGATGATTTCTTCATCTGGAGGTATATCCAACTATAACTTTCCATTATACTCGTTG GACCCCATTCGACAAGGCGAATCATTGATTTACGTCTACGAAAAGACTGGACAGTCCAAATACAAAACTGCGGTCGATACCTTCCGTTCTCAAATCAACTCGCAACCACGAACTCCAGAGGGCGCATTCTGGCACCGATCTACATACCCGAACCAACAGTGGCTCGATG GTATTTACATGACCGACAATTTCTACGCTACTTATACCGCCAAGTACAATCCCACAAATACAACTGCTTG GTCTGACATACTAAAACAATACACCCTTGCGGAGCAACATTTACGCAACAGTACTAGCGGTCTCCTCTACCACGGCTACGATTCCTCTCTGAAAGCAAAATGGGCTGCGGCTCCTACGGGCCACTCCCCCGAAGTATGGAACCGTGCGCTAGGGTGGTACGCAATGTCTCTCGTTGACATTCTCGAATGGTTCCCCAAATCCAACTCTGGGCACACTACGCTTCTATCGTACCTGCAGCGCCTCGCACCCGCGTTGAAAACGTCCGCGGACTCTAGTTCCGGAGCATGGTGGCTTGTCATGTCTCAGCCTGGAAGGAGCGGTAACTATATCGAGTCGTCGGGAAGTTCGATGTTCGTATATGCGTTGTTGAAGGGTATTCGATTGGGATATTTGGACAAGGCGACGTACTTCCCGGTTGCTGAGAAGGCGTACAAGTACATTGTGGACAAATTTGTGATAGAAGAATCCAATGG TACATTGGGCTTTGAGGGAACAGTATCTGTCGGTAGTCTCAGTGGTAACGGTGATTATGCT TACTATATCTCTGTTGACAAGCGTAAGAATGATCTCAAGGGTGTGGGTCCATTCATCATGGCCTCG TAA